A region of the Candidatus Rhabdochlamydia sp. T3358 genome:
ATATAACTGTATTTAAAAGACTTAAAAAATTAAAAAAATAATTCTTTGAAACTTAGAAGGTTAGGTTATTTTTCTAAGATAGGAATAAATAGTTGATTATAAAAGACTTATAATCTAGAAAGAGGCTTTTAAGAGAATAAGATTGAAGAAATTGTAAAACTATTTGTTAGAAAAGCTCTGAATGAGAACCTATTCGAGCTAAATAAAGAACTTTTTCAGCTAAATTTACTCTATAAACGAGTAATACATCGGGTTTAACATGGCATTCCCTGTATCCGTAATAATTTCCAGATAAAGCATGGTCTAAGTATTTTTCAGGTAATTTCTTTTTTTCTGAAAGCAGCTTTATGACTCCATTGAATTCCTTAATGACTTCTTTTTTATATTGGAATTTCTTTAAGTCTTTTTTAATTCGATTGCTATAACCAAGTTCAAGCATCTGGATTAATTCCCATTTGTTCCCAGAAATCATCAATGGATATACAACGAGTTCCATGACCTTCATCTAGTTCTTTTATAGCTGCAAGTGTTTCCTTGTTGAACTTTTTAGGGAAGTCCTTGCTCAGGTAAGATAAAATTAAATCACTAAGATTTAAATGTGCCTTAGCAGCTAGCATCTTAATATACGCCCTTTCATCAGGGGTGCATTCAATAGTCATTTTTACTTTTTTATGAGCAGACAGATCCCTCATAATACCTCCTTATTCTTAACATCCAATAATACCATTATCCCAGGATTTTTGTAAAATCTACTTAACCAGGAAAAATGTTTATGGTTTTCAAAATTAAATTGATAATAACCCTAGTTTTGGGTTTTTCTCTTTGATTTTAAAGTAGATAGGTTCATTTGGTGATCTTAAATTGCGAATTTGCAATAGTTTGAACAAATGAGCAAAATCTAGATGAAAAATACTAGGTTCCAAGCAAGTTTAGAACTAGACAAATCATTTGTTATCAATATTTTAGATGTGATTCTTATTGGATAAAAAACCAAAACTCAGGTTCTTAAGATGAAATCCAACTCGCTCTAGGAGCGCGTTGTTTTTTTATTTTTTTATTTCTTCCTACTATCTCTAAAATCTCATCGGAATGCTTTTTAAACTCTTTACTGAAGCTCACGATTTTCTCTTGATTAGGGGTATTCTTCTTTGTTGCATATTCTACAAGCTGCTCAATCTCTTCTGGGCTTAAGCCTAAGTTCTCTTTAACCTTTTCAAAATAATCCTTAAGAAGACCTCGAACTTGATTTAATCTTTCAATAGCTTGTGTCTGTTCTTCTTTAGAGCCTTTAATAATAGCATTTTTCCAGGTGAGCATTAAGTCATTGATCAATTCTAAGACCTCGCTTAAATGCGTCTCTTTATATTCGGCATTAGACTCTAAGAACTGTTTTGCTTATTCTAGATGTGTTGTCATGGCTTCCTATCTGTATTTAAAAGACTTAAAATTAAAAAAAATAATTCTTTGAAGCTTAGAGAGTTAAGATATTTTCTTAGGATAGACTTATATCACTATAAATGAGTGGCTTAATAGGATATATTTTGAGATAATTTCGGTTAAGTGCACCACTCAAGCCTCTGGATTCATTTCCATTTGCTTCCAGAAATCATAGCTGCAAGGGTTTTCTTGTTGAACTTCAGCCAAGACCCTTTAATATATGCTCTTTCATCAAAGGTGCGTTCAGCAGATTGATCTCATTATCTTAATTTAATCTAAAAATGACATTTTTGTCATTTTTTGCTAGTTAAAAGTGACAAAAATGTCATTTTTTGCTAGATTAAAGTGATAGATAGGTCATTAATAAGGGGGCTTTATGAAACGTAAAATGATGGATCGCTTGATTGAGTGGAAACAAGAAAGATCGCGTAAACCCCTTTTACTCAAAGGGGTTAGACAAGTAGGGAAAACTCACCTTCTGAAAGAATTTGGAAAGCTTTTTTTTCCCCAATGCCATTATTTTAATTTCGAAAAGCAGCCTGACCTCGCTAAAATCTTTGAACTCGACCTGGTTCCCCAAAGAATTTTAAATGAATTAAGTTTTTATCTTGATCGCCCCATTCATATAGGAAAAGATCTGGTGATTTTTGATGAGGTCCAAGAGTTGCCTAAAGCGCTTACTAGTTTAAAGTACTTTCAGGAAGATTGCCCTGAGCTGCATTTATGTGCTGCAGGGTCACTTTTGGGACTTCATCTGAGCCCAGCTTCTTTTCCTGTGGGGAAAGTCACTTTTGAAACTCTAAGGCCAATGTCTTTTGAGGAATTTTTGATGGCTAATCACGATAAAGCTCTTCCTACTATCCAAAAACTCACATTAAAAGACAAAATTCCAGAGATTATCCATGAACATTTGTGGCAACAGCTCAAGCTTTATTTTGTTGTTGGAGGTTTAC
Encoded here:
- a CDS encoding type II toxin-antitoxin system YafQ family toxin, encoding MLELGYSNRIKKDLKKFQYKKEVIKEFNGVIKLLSEKKKLPEKYLDHALSGNYYGYRECHVKPDVLLVYRVNLAEKVLYLARIGSHSELF